A region of Paenimyroides aestuarii DNA encodes the following proteins:
- a CDS encoding HYR-like domain-containing protein yields the protein MKKFYLILLSFLFLATNFSFGQVCDAPGSVVATINTSPNTCAGNGSITATFNTVNYTTIELLLNGSVLQSTVNPTSPFTFSNLQANANYQVRFVCSLDNSVVYSNTSNINVAENYVAITDATIAISDVCTNFTQGGTFTISGVVGGNAPYEYSVIQNSNPDYDDTLSTYSPSNVINVSAFGTYQIRIKDACDNYATFTRTLAPSIPAINFSWRPKKVCGGNTAEGYYWFANISATSTPITDATLIAYGGVHLLIRDTNASGAILFDGTYTGGNFVYTESPSHTYYVETTNACGLVSTYIHNLNSGDYPEYETIDAIVSTSGCGASSGMTIYAETNKTYWRYPIQVTVTNSSGSIVYTNPSVSADSNWTTPSLPFGTYTVTYVDQCGDTLSEVVNDPSGAGQPTLVTHAFRKYHCGSTGPLSQTGATQLVVAINGYLPDRANAVVTITAGPSNVGVNATVLDGEYWGWTNVVPGTYTISYTSCGVTNTATVSVPATGSHLLQQSLTSTAQSFCAQGGTITSTKIYNGAYSSIVELLDNSGSVIGSSISGTFSNIPAGTYSTRMRVTYCNDDFYFIDGNSVTITNQSTGPIISSSIGVVCEDAAGNPLSTGSANVVLNGVAPLTLNYRLQGTSTWTAINNAPSNITISNLTSNAVYELQLLDACGGTFNSSVLINTIGALVTSNTVHPCENAPYNLEMPFYAGATYEWTNPQGAVVSNTRSYPIANYISSYNGTYTCKITWSNCITRYANVTLDSQQCNEPLAITAVDDAFGPTPIASTPTVVGNVYVNDLLNGTAFVPSQVTLTSTPTAQLSIDPATGDVTVAANTPVGTYTIDYTICDAVNPTICDTATVTVEVISGLTPYDCANGLGYIFTNTNTASSPQNWITGLYSIDIATSDVNLVKDPIIDGTTRRFINAVGYNVLDNYMYGIRQYSNNIVRIGADGSTEFLNVPGLGNTIGYASGDVSSDGILFAHSKNTNELISVDLNPSSPDYLTKIVRTTVSTNFDDFAFSPVDNIIYGVTETPARLFKFVPSTNTFTIIGVVNGINPTNTGSFGTAFMDNLGNLYFANNSTGDMYKISQPHIATGPVTASQYTNLSIQAPGEGARCPNAAIAPVAIADEFCTPSNSTSVVTFNVVSNDNAGTYPINPLSTMLIDPVTSAQVASVTIAGQGTFTINATSGAIDFTPVTSYTGTSISYVIADDQGNYSSPAVVTGTVCPAPSIAVTKDGVLDLGADNTASEGDLITYSFEVTNTGNVTLTNVHIDDATLGLSNIVVTPSTLAPGDTGTASATYAITQADINAGQVDNLAVVTGTPPSGPDVTGESTDPTPCPTCTPIDPTCTDCTIVEIEDAPSIAVTKDGVLDLGADNTASEGDLITYSFEVTNTGNVTLTNVHIDDATLGLSNIVVTPSTLAPGDTGTASATYAITQADINAGQVDNLAVVTGTPPSGPDVTGESTDPTPCPTCTPIDPTCTDCTIVEIEDAPSIAVTKDGVLDLGADNTASEGDLITYSFEVTNTGNVTLTNVHIDDATLGLSNIVVTPSTLAPGDTGTASATYAITQADINAGQVDNLAVVTGTPPSGPDVTGESTDPTPCPTCTPIDPTCTDCTIVEIEDAPSIAVTKDGVLDLGADNTASEGDLITYSFEVTNTGNVTLTNVHIDDATLGLSNIVVTPSTLAPGDTGTASATYAITQADINAGQVDNLAVVTGTPPSGPDVTGESTDPTPCPTCTPIDPTCTDCTIVEIEDAPSIAVTKDGVLDLGADNTASEGDLITYSFEVTNTGNVTLTNVHIDDATLGLSNIVVTPSTLAPGDTGTASATYAITQADINAGQVDNLAVVTGTPPSGPDVTGESTDPTPCPTCTPIDPTCTDCTIVEIPNSTFAENDINNTFVDTPVSGNVLTNDYDVEGHTQTVTPSNTTTAEGTLVLNADGTYTFTPATGFEGTFVHTYTVCDDGTPQACATATLTIEVMPSPNVPGTPNDVVANDDTATTPEGQPVTIDVLANDFDPNGDTLGTPTVVTPPTNGTFDPTTGVYTPNPGFVGEDTFTYQVCDNGTPQACDTAEVTITVVPSSSTNATYANDDAYNGDQYQPINGSVLDNDTDPEGHTQTVSSNTQPQNGTVVMNPDGTFVYTPTGEYSGPDQFTYTVCDNGTPQACDTATVYLTINPANSTFAENDINNTFVDTPVSGNVLTNDYDVEGHTQTVTPSNTTTAEGTLVLNADGTYTFTPATGFEGTFVHTYTVCDDGTPQACATATLTIEVMPSPNVPGTPNDVVANDDTATTPEGQPVTIDVLANDFDPNGDTLGTPTVVTPPTNGTFDPTTGVYTPNPGFVGEDTFTYQVCDNGTPQACDTAEVTITVVPSSSTNATYANDDAYNGDQYQPINGSVLDNDTDPEGHTQTVSSNTQPQNGTVVMNPDGTFVYTPTGEYSGPDQFTYTVCDNGTPQACDTATVYLTINPANTTHAIDDINNTFVDTPVSGNVLTNDFDVESHDQEVTSNTNPTNGSLVMNPDGSYTYTPNSGFVGVDSFEYTICDSGNPQACDTATVTINVEDLITPTDNSVVANNDAVITEEGQAITISVLANDFDPQEDSFTITPGSVTTPSNGTVTVNLDGTITYTPNPGFVGEDSFEYTICDNETPQACDTATVIVTVLPVSNINGTIAVDDAYFIDCSLVVNYNLLDNDYDLEGDMQLINTIAVVQPQHGTVTINSNGTFTYTATGCYTGPDSFVYQICDSGNPVACDYATVYLLINPPSVTLPSNESSTVACISEAVAPALPEVTDSCGNVLAPSAPVISAAPSCEGDISYTYTYTDCQGNSHDWVYTYTIERADFTMPANGMSAVACPADAVAPVLPVVTDNCGNVLTPSAAVVTELPTPICEGIISYTYTYTDCEGNSHDWVHTYIVERKDFSVPANGSSTVACISAAVAPTSLPTVTDNCGNVLTPVSSFIGGTYDGCSGTRTYNYQYQDCEGYSHIWTYEYTISAPVVTLPANGSSTVSCASEAQVVPVAPMVTDNCGRFLIGFLTNVSATPSCAGTKVYTYTYVDCTGTPYTWEYTYTISAPTVILPANGSSTVACVADAVAPTAPTVVDNCGRALTGVLTNTDADPACAGTKAYTYTYTDCTGTPYTWTHTYTISAPVVTMPANGSSTVACPSDVAAPTVPTVTDNCGNVLAPSAPVISQEPTCEGAITYTYTFTDCEGTTHDWTHTFTIEREDFSVPANTASTVACASAITAPTVPTVTDNCGNVLTPSAPVISQEPACEGAITYTYTFTDCEGNTHPWTHTFTIEREDFTLPANGSETVSCISAAVAPVLPTVTDNCGNVLTPVFSFEGGTYDGCEGTRTFNYEYKDCANHTQTWVYTYIIEAEDFTLPANGSSTVACASEIVAPAVPTVTDNCGNVLTASAPVVSALPSCEGDVTYTYTFTDCQGNSHDWVYTYTIEDTVAPTGTAPSDLTLECMSAIPAADAAAILDEADNCNGSVTVTVSDTDNGGSGCLGNAYIITRTYTLTDCAGNQTDLVQTITVEDSTGPEFVEVLPMDITLECSDSLPAVAELTAVDNCGTATVSFNEERTEGSCPNSYTLERTWTATDQCGNTTTHTQVITVEDTTAPEFVGPMPNREVFMRCEDFEPAEILTAVDNCGAASVRSYDEKIEGDCEAKYDILRTWVATDACGNETSYTQTIHLSCPVEIFNAVTPNGDGMNDELILKGINCYPGNVVEVYNRWGVLVYHTRDYNSQGNTFKGYSEGRATVSKQSKLPSGTYYYVVKYTFDLGNGIQYPTEQAGYLHLENNE from the coding sequence ATGAAGAAATTTTATTTAATACTTTTAAGTTTCCTTTTTTTAGCAACAAATTTTAGTTTCGGTCAAGTATGTGATGCACCAGGAAGTGTTGTTGCAACTATTAATACCTCGCCAAATACCTGCGCAGGTAATGGCAGTATTACAGCTACATTCAATACAGTAAATTACACTACTATTGAATTGTTATTAAACGGATCTGTATTGCAATCAACGGTTAATCCAACAAGTCCTTTCACATTTTCAAACTTGCAAGCAAATGCCAATTATCAAGTGCGTTTTGTGTGCTCGTTAGATAATAGTGTAGTGTATTCAAATACATCAAACATTAATGTTGCAGAAAATTATGTGGCTATAACCGATGCTACTATTGCAATATCTGATGTTTGTACCAATTTCACTCAGGGAGGAACTTTTACAATTAGCGGAGTTGTTGGTGGAAATGCACCATATGAATATTCAGTTATTCAAAACTCAAATCCTGATTACGACGATACTTTAAGTACGTATTCGCCGAGTAATGTTATTAATGTGTCGGCCTTTGGAACCTATCAAATACGTATCAAAGACGCTTGTGATAACTATGCTACTTTTACTCGAACACTTGCGCCAAGTATTCCTGCTATTAATTTTAGCTGGAGGCCTAAGAAAGTTTGTGGTGGCAATACTGCAGAGGGATATTATTGGTTTGCCAATATTTCGGCTACATCAACACCAATAACAGACGCTACTTTAATTGCATATGGTGGCGTACATCTTTTAATAAGAGATACCAATGCATCTGGTGCTATATTGTTTGATGGTACTTATACAGGGGGGAATTTTGTGTATACAGAAAGCCCAAGCCATACTTACTATGTAGAAACAACAAATGCATGTGGATTGGTAAGTACTTATATACATAATTTGAATAGTGGTGATTATCCAGAATATGAAACGATTGACGCAATTGTTTCAACAAGTGGATGTGGTGCATCAAGTGGTATGACTATTTATGCTGAAACCAATAAAACTTATTGGAGATACCCAATTCAAGTTACGGTTACAAATTCTTCTGGAAGCATTGTTTATACGAATCCTAGCGTTTCGGCAGATTCTAATTGGACAACTCCAAGCCTTCCTTTCGGAACCTATACTGTTACGTATGTTGATCAGTGTGGAGATACCTTGTCAGAAGTTGTGAATGATCCTTCTGGCGCAGGACAACCTACATTGGTTACGCATGCTTTTAGAAAATACCACTGTGGATCTACCGGACCTTTATCACAGACAGGAGCAACCCAACTTGTTGTAGCAATCAACGGTTATTTACCTGACCGTGCAAATGCTGTTGTTACCATAACAGCGGGTCCATCTAACGTTGGAGTTAATGCAACTGTTTTAGACGGTGAATACTGGGGATGGACCAATGTGGTGCCAGGAACCTATACCATTTCTTACACCTCTTGTGGAGTAACCAATACAGCTACTGTAAGTGTACCAGCAACAGGTAGTCATCTATTGCAACAAAGTTTAACTTCTACCGCTCAATCGTTTTGTGCGCAAGGAGGAACTATCACTTCAACTAAAATTTATAACGGAGCATATTCGAGCATTGTGGAGCTTTTAGACAACTCTGGCAGTGTAATCGGTAGCAGTATTTCAGGAACATTTAGCAACATTCCAGCAGGTACTTACTCTACAAGAATGAGAGTGACCTATTGTAATGATGACTTTTATTTTATAGATGGAAACAGTGTTACCATCACAAACCAGTCAACAGGTCCAATTATTTCCTCGTCGATAGGTGTGGTTTGTGAAGATGCAGCAGGTAATCCATTGTCAACAGGATCAGCGAACGTAGTCTTGAACGGAGTTGCGCCGTTAACGCTAAATTATAGATTACAAGGAACATCAACATGGACAGCCATAAACAATGCACCTTCGAATATTACTATTAGCAATTTAACGTCAAATGCGGTTTATGAACTTCAATTACTTGATGCTTGCGGTGGTACGTTTAATTCTTCAGTATTAATTAATACAATCGGTGCATTAGTAACATCAAATACAGTACATCCTTGCGAAAACGCACCTTATAATTTAGAGATGCCGTTTTATGCAGGGGCTACTTATGAATGGACTAATCCGCAGGGAGCAGTTGTTTCAAATACACGAAGCTATCCAATTGCTAATTACATCTCTTCATATAACGGAACGTACACTTGTAAAATTACTTGGAGCAATTGTATCACTAGATATGCAAATGTAACATTAGATTCTCAGCAATGTAACGAACCTCTTGCTATTACCGCAGTAGATGATGCATTTGGACCTACTCCAATAGCTTCAACTCCAACTGTTGTAGGAAATGTTTATGTAAATGATTTACTAAATGGAACAGCATTTGTGCCGTCACAAGTTACCTTAACTTCTACACCAACTGCTCAATTGTCAATTGATCCGGCTACAGGAGATGTAACTGTTGCGGCAAACACACCTGTGGGAACATACACCATCGACTATACAATTTGTGATGCTGTAAATCCTACTATTTGTGATACGGCTACGGTGACTGTAGAAGTAATAAGCGGTTTAACTCCTTATGACTGTGCTAACGGTTTAGGGTATATTTTTACCAATACAAATACAGCTTCTTCTCCACAAAATTGGATTACAGGTTTATATTCTATTGATATTGCAACATCGGATGTTAATTTAGTAAAAGATCCGATAATAGACGGAACCACTCGCAGATTTATCAATGCAGTAGGATATAATGTTCTAGATAATTATATGTATGGAATTCGTCAATATTCGAATAATATTGTTCGTATCGGAGCAGACGGAAGTACTGAATTTTTAAATGTTCCTGGTTTAGGAAACACAATTGGTTATGCCTCTGGAGATGTATCTTCTGATGGAATATTATTTGCGCATAGTAAAAATACCAATGAATTAATTTCTGTTGATTTAAATCCTTCATCTCCTGATTATCTTACAAAAATTGTAAGAACTACGGTATCTACAAACTTTGATGATTTTGCTTTTAGTCCAGTTGACAATATTATTTATGGTGTAACTGAAACCCCTGCTAGATTGTTTAAATTTGTACCAAGCACTAACACATTTACTATAATTGGTGTAGTTAACGGAATAAATCCTACAAATACAGGTTCGTTTGGTACAGCTTTTATGGATAACTTAGGAAACTTGTATTTTGCAAATAATTCAACTGGAGATATGTATAAGATATCTCAGCCACATATAGCAACAGGTCCAGTTACCGCTTCTCAATATACTAATTTGAGCATACAAGCTCCTGGCGAAGGTGCTCGTTGTCCAAACGCTGCCATAGCTCCTGTAGCAATCGCTGATGAATTTTGTACACCTTCAAATAGTACTTCAGTAGTAACTTTTAATGTTGTTTCTAATGATAATGCGGGTACTTACCCAATCAATCCATTATCAACAATGTTAATTGACCCAGTAACTTCGGCACAAGTAGCTTCGGTGACTATCGCAGGTCAAGGAACATTCACTATAAATGCTACTTCAGGTGCAATTGATTTTACACCAGTTACCTCTTATACTGGAACATCAATCAGTTATGTAATTGCTGATGATCAAGGAAACTATTCTTCTCCAGCAGTTGTAACAGGAACGGTTTGTCCAGCGCCATCTATTGCAGTAACCAAAGACGGCGTTTTAGATTTAGGAGCAGACAATACGGCAAGCGAAGGAGACCTCATTACTTATAGTTTTGAAGTGACCAATACCGGAAATGTAACCTTAACTAATGTACATATAGATGACGCTACTTTAGGGTTGAGCAACATTGTGGTAACTCCAAGTACGTTAGCACCAGGAGATACTGGAACTGCTTCAGCTACCTATGCTATTACGCAAGCAGATATTAACGCAGGACAAGTAGATAACTTAGCTGTTGTAACGGGAACCCCACCAAGTGGGCCAGATGTAACAGGTGAATCTACCGATCCAACGCCGTGTCCAACATGTACACCAATTGACCCAACATGTACAGATTGTACGATTGTAGAAATTGAGGATGCGCCATCTATTGCAGTAACCAAAGACGGAGTTTTAGATTTAGGAGCAGACAATACGGCAAGCGAAGGAGACCTCATTACTTATAGTTTTGAAGTGACCAATACCGGAAATGTAACCTTAACTAATGTACATATAGATGACGCTACTTTAGGGTTGAGCAACATTGTGGTAACTCCAAGTACGTTAGCACCAGGAGATACTGGAACTGCTTCAGCTACCTATGCTATTACGCAAGCAGATATTAACGCAGGACAAGTAGATAACTTAGCTGTTGTAACGGGAACCCCACCAAGTGGGCCAGATGTAACAGGTGAATCTACCGATCCAACGCCGTGTCCAACATGTACACCAATCGACCCAACATGTACAGATTGTACGATTGTAGAAATTGAGGATGCGCCATCTATTGCAGTAACCAAAGACGGAGTTTTAGATTTAGGAGCAGACAATACGGCAAGCGAAGGAGACCTCATTACTTATAGTTTTGAAGTGACCAATACCGGAAATGTAACCTTAACTAATGTACATATAGATGACGCTACTTTAGGGTTGAGCAACATTGTGGTAACTCCAAGTACGTTAGCACCAGGAGATACTGGAACTGCTTCAGCTACCTATGCTATTACGCAAGCAGATATTAACGCAGGACAAGTAGATAACTTAGCTGTTGTAACGGGAACCCCACCAAGTGGGCCAGATGTAACAGGTGAATCTACCGATCCAACGCCGTGTCCAACATGTACACCAATCGACCCAACATGTACAGATTGTACGATTGTAGAAATTGAGGATGCGCCATCTATTGCAGTAACCAAAGACGGAGTTTTAGATTTAGGAGCAGACAATACGGCAAGCGAAGGAGACCTCATTACTTATAGTTTTGAAGTGACCAATACCGGAAATGTAACCTTAACTAATGTACATATAGATGACGCTACTTTAGGGTTGAGCAACATTGTGGTAACTCCAAGTACGTTAGCACCAGGAGATACTGGAACTGCTTCAGCTACCTATGCTATTACGCAAGCAGATATTAACGCAGGACAAGTAGATAACTTAGCTGTTGTAACGGGAACCCCACCAAGTGGGCCGGATGTAACAGGTGAATCTACCGATCCAACGCCGTGTCCAACATGCACACCAATCGACCCAACATGTACAGATTGTACGATTGTAGAAATTGAGGATGCGCCATCTATTGCAGTAACCAAAGACGGAGTTTTAGATTTAGGAGCAGACAATACGGCAAGCGAAGGAGACCTCATTACTTATAGTTTTGAAGTGACCAATACCGGAAATGTAACCTTAACTAATGTACATATAGATGACGCTACTTTAGGGTTGAGCAACATTGTGGTAACTCCAAGTACGTTAGCACCAGGAGATACTGGAACTGCTTCAGCTACCTATGCTATTACGCAAGCAGATATTAACGCAGGACAAGTAGATAACTTAGCTGTTGTAACGGGAACCCCACCAAGTGGGCCAGATGTAACAGGTGAATCTACCGATCCAACGCCGTGTCCAACATGTACACCAATCGACCCAACATGTACAGATTGTACGATTGTAGAAATACCAAACAGCACTTTTGCAGAGAACGATATCAACAATACCTTTGTAGATACCCCGGTATCAGGCAATGTATTGACCAATGATTACGATGTAGAAGGTCATACACAAACGGTAACACCATCAAACACCACTACAGCAGAAGGAACATTAGTTCTAAATGCAGACGGCACGTACACGTTTACTCCGGCAACAGGTTTTGAAGGAACATTTGTTCACACTTATACAGTATGTGATGATGGAACCCCTCAAGCATGTGCTACAGCAACGTTGACCATTGAAGTGATGCCTAGTCCGAATGTGCCAGGAACACCAAATGATGTGGTAGCGAACGATGATACAGCAACCACTCCAGAGGGTCAACCTGTAACAATTGATGTATTAGCGAATGATTTCGATCCAAATGGTGATACTTTGGGAACACCAACAGTAGTTACGCCACCAACAAACGGAACATTTGATCCAACAACAGGCGTTTACACACCAAATCCAGGATTTGTAGGAGAAGATACCTTCACGTACCAAGTATGTGATAATGGAACTCCACAAGCATGTGATACTGCAGAAGTAACAATTACTGTAGTACCATCAAGCAGTACCAATGCAACGTATGCAAATGACGATGCGTATAATGGAGATCAATACCAACCAATCAATGGCAGCGTATTAGATAACGATACAGATCCAGAAGGACACACCCAAACGGTTTCATCAAATACCCAACCACAAAACGGAACGGTAGTAATGAATCCAGACGGAACCTTTGTTTACACCCCAACAGGCGAGTACTCAGGGCCAGATCAGTTTACATATACCGTATGTGACAATGGAACACCGCAAGCGTGTGACACCGCAACAGTTTATTTAACAATAAACCCAGCTAACAGCACTTTTGCAGAGAACGATATCAACAATACCTTTGTAGATACCCCGGTATCAGGCAATGTATTGACCAATGATTACGATGTAGAAGGTCATACACAAACGGTAACACCATCAAACACCACTACAGCAGAAGGAACATTAGTTCTAAATGCAGACGGCACGTACACGTTTACTCCGGCAACAGGTTTTGAAGGAACATTTGTTCACACTTATACAGTATGTGATGATGGAACCCCTCAAGCATGTGCTACAGCAACGTTGACCATTGAAGTGATGCCTAGTCCGAATGTGCCAGGAACACCAAATGATGTGGTAGCGAACGATGATACAGCAACCACTCCAGAGGGTCAACCTGTAACAATTGATGTATTAGCGAATGATTTCGATCCAAATGGTGATACTTTGGGAACACCAACAGTAGTTACGCCACCAACAAACGGAACATTTGATCCAACAACAGGCGTTTACACACCAAATCCAGGATTTGTAGGAGAAGATACCTTCACGTACCAAGTATGTGATAATGGAACTCCACAAGCATGTGATACTGCAGAAGTAACAATTACTGTAGTACCATCAAGCAGTACCAATGCAACGTATGCAAATGACGATGCGTATAATGGAGATCAATACCAACCAATCAATGGCAGCGTATTAGATAACGATACAGATCCAGAAGGACACACCCAAACGGTTTCATCAAATACCCAACCACAAAACGGAACGGTAGTAATGAATCCAGACGGAACCTTTGTTTACACCCCAACAGGCGAGTACTCAGGGCCAGATCAGTTTACATATACCGTATGTGACAATGGAACACCGCAAGCGTGTGACACCGCAACAGTTTATTTAACAATAAACCCAGCGAACACTACACATGCGATTGATGATATCAATAATACCTTTGTAGATACCCCGGTATCAGGTAATGTATTGACCAATGATTTCGATGTAGAAAGTCATGACCAAGAGGTTACATCCAATACAAATCCTACAAATGGTTCGCTTGTAATGAATCCGGATGGAAGCTATACATACACACCAAATTCAGGGTTTGTAGGAGTAGATTCATTTGAATATACAATATGTGATAGTGGAAATCCACAAGCATGTGATACGGCTACTGTAACTATTAATGTGGAAGATTTAATTACTCCAACTGATAATAGTGTAGTAGCAAATAACGACGCAGTTATAACCGAAGAAGGGCAAGCAATTACAATTTCTGTATTAGCAAATGATTTTGACCCTCAAGAAGACTCGTTTACAATTACGCCAGGATCTGTAACTACTCCTTCAAATGGAACAGTTACTGTAAATCTAGATGGGACAATAACATATACACCAAACCCAGGATTTGTTGGAGAAGATTCATTTGAATATACAATATGTGATAATGAAACTCCACAGGCATGTGACACCGCTACAGTAATTGTAACAGTATTACCGGTTAGTAATATAAACGGAACTATCGCTGTAGATGATGCATACTTCATAGATTGTAGTTTAGTAGTTAATTATAATTTATTAGATAATGACTACGATTTAGAAGGCGATATGCAATTAATAAACACCATAGCAGTTGTGCAACCACAACATGGAACGGTGACAATCAACAGTAATGGAACGTTTACTTATACTGCAACGGGATGTTATACTGGACCTGATAGTTTTGTTTACCAAATTTGTGATAGTGGCAATCCGGTTGCTTGTGATTATGCAACAGTTTACTTGTTGATTAATCCACCTTCAGTAACACTACCATCAAACGAATCGTCAACAGTAGCATGTATATCAGAAGCAGTAGCACCTGCATTACCTGAGGTAACAGACAGTTGTGGCAACGTATTGGCACCAAGTGCTCCGGTAATATCAGCGGCACCTTCATGTGAAGGAGATATAAGCTACACCTACACTTATACCGATTGTCAAGGGAACAGCCACGATTGGGTTTACACCTACACCATTGAGCGTGCAGATTTCACGATGCCAGCCAATGGAATGTCAGCGGTAGCATGTCCTGCAGACGCGGTAGCACCGGTATTACCTGTAGTAACGGACAACTGCGGCAATGTATTAACACCAAGTGCTGCGGTAGTAACCGAGTTACCCACACCGATATGTGAAGGAATAATCAGTTATACCTATACCTACACAGATTGTGAAGGCAACAGCCACGATTGGGTTCACACGTATATAGTAGAGCGTAAAGACTTCAGTGTACCGGCAAACGGCTCATCCACGGTAGCATGTATATCAGCAGCAGTAGCACCAACCAGCTTACCAACGGTAACTGATAACTGCGGAAATGTATTAACGCCGGTAAGTTCCTTTATAGGGGGTACATACGACGGATGTTCTGGAACGCGTACTTACAACTACCAATACCAGGATTGTGAAGGCTACTCGCATATTTGGACCTACGAATACACGATAAGTGCACCGGTAGTGACTCTACCTGCAAATGGGTCATCTACGGTATCATGTGCATCCGAAGCACAAGTAGTACCAGTAGCCCCAATGGTAACCGACAACTGTGGAAGATTCCTAATAGGATTTTTAACCAATGTATCGGCAACACCATCATGTGCAGGCACCAAGGTATATACCTATACCTATGTAGATTGTACCGGAACGCCATACACTTGGGAATACACCTATACCATTTCGGCACCAACGGTAATTTTACCAGCCAACGGATCATCAACGGTAGCTTGTGTGGCTGATGCGGTAGCTCCAACTGCTCCAACAGTAGTTGACAACTGCGGCAGAGCACTAACGGGCGTATTAACAAATACAGATGCAGACCCTGCATGTGCAGGCACAAAAGCATACACCTATACCTATACAGATTGTACAGGAACACCATATACATGGACACATACCTATACAATAAGTGCCCCGGTAGTTACTATGCCAGCCAACGGATCATCAACGGTAGCATGTCCGTCCGATGTAGCAGCACCAACAGTTCCAACGGTAACCGACAACTGTGGCAATGTATTAGCACCAAGTGCACCTGTAATTTCACAAGAACCAACGTGTGAAGGCGCTATAACTTATACCTACACGTTTACAGATTGTGAAGGAACTACGCACGATTGGACGCATACGTTCACCATTGAAAGAGAAGATTTCTCCGTACCAGCTAATACTGCATCAACAGTAGCATGTGCATCTGCTATTACGGCACCAACAGTGCCAACGGTAACAGACAATTGCGGAAACGTATTAACACCAAGTGCCCCAGTAATTTCACAAGAACCAGCGTGTGAAGGCGCTATAACTTATACCTACACGTTTACAGATTGTGAAGGAAATACGCACCCTTGGACGCATACCTTCACCATTGAAAGAGAAGATTTCACGCTACCTGCCAATGGTTCAGAAACGGTATCATGTATAAGCGCAGCAGTGGCACCGGTATTACCAACGGTAACCGATAACTGTGGCAATGTATTAACACCGGTTTTCAGTTTCGAAGGAGGAACCTACGACGGATGTGAAGGCACAAGAACTTTCAATTATGAATATAAAGATTGTGCCAACCATACACAAACGTGGGTATATACCTATATCATTGAAGCAGAAGACTTCACCTTACCTGCAAACGGATCATCAACGGTAGCATGTGCTTCAGAGATTGTAGCACCTGCTGTACCAACGGTAACCGATAATTGCGGGAATGTATTAACGGCAAGTGCCCCGGTAGTTTCAGCTCTTCCAAGTTGTGAAGGTGATGTAACTTATACCTACACGTTTACTGATTGCCAAGGCAACAGCCACGATTGGGTGTACACCTACACCATTGAAGATACGGTTGCGCCAACAGGAACTGCACCATCCGATTTAACATTAGAATGTATGAGTGCTATACCAGCGGCAGATGCAGCAGCTATCTTAGATGAGGCCGACAACTGCAACGGAAGTGTTACCGTAACGGTATCCGACACAGATAATGGAGGCAGTGGATGTTTAGGCAATGCCTATATCATCACCAGAACCTATACGTTAACAGATTGTGCAGGCAACCAAACCGATTTGGTACAAACCATCACGGTAGAAGACAGCACCGGTCCGGAATTTGTAGAAGTTTTACCAATGGATATCACCTTGGAATGCAGCGATTCGTTACCAGCGGTAGCAGAACTCACAGCCGTTGACAACTGTGGTACAGCAACGGTAAGCTTCAACGAAGAGCGTACAGAAGGTTCATGTCCAAATAGTTATACATTAGAAAGAACATGGACAGCAACAGATCAGTGCGGCAACACCACTACACACACCCAAGTGATAACAGTGGAAGACACCACCGCTCCTGAATTTGTAGGCCCTATGCCAAATAGAGAAGTATTCATGCGATGCGAAGACTTTGAACCGGCAGAAATCTTAACAGCCGTTGACAATTGTGGAGCAGCAAGTGTTCGCTCATACGATGAGAAGATAGAAGGCGATTGTGAAGCGAAGTATGACATTTTAAGAACATGGGTTGCAACAGACGCATGTGGAAATGAGACCAGTTATACGCAAACCATTCATTTATCGTGTCCAGTAGAAATATTTAATGCAGTAACTCCAAACGGTGACGGCATGAATGATGAGTTAATTTTGAAAGGAATCAATTGTTACCCGGGCAACGTTGTAGAAGTATACAACCGTTGGGGTGTATTGGTTTACCACACAAGAGATTACAACTCACAAGGCAACACCTTCAAAGGATATTCCGAAGGAAGAGCCACAGTTAGTAAGCAATCAAAATTACCATCAGGAACATATTATTACGTAGTTAAGTACACGTTTGATTTAGGCAATGGAATCCAATATCCAACCGAACAAGCCGGCTACTTACATTTGGAGAATAACGAATAA